The genomic stretch CCCAGCAGGTCGACGAGGAAGGGGGTGAGCGGCGCGAAGACGAACTGGCCGAAGGAGGAGGCCGCGGTGCCGAGGCCCATGGCCTGGGCGCGCTTCGACTCGGGAAGCAGCTTGGCGAAGCAGGCCAGCACCAGGTTGAACGAGACGCCGGCAAGGCCGAGACCGACCAGCGTGCCGGACAGCACGTGCATGGCGAGCGGGGGAAGCGGCAGCACCATGCAGGCGAGGCCGAGGCCGTACATGATGGCGCCGGCCCAGAAGACGCGCAGCGTACCGAAACGGTCAGCCACCGCGCCGGCAAAGGGCTGGCCGACGCCCCACATCAGGTTCTGGATGGCGATGGTCAGCGAGAGGATGTCGCGGGTCCAGCCGTTGTCGGTGGAGATCGGCATGAGGAACATGCCGACGACCGAGCGCGGCCCGAAGGACAGGAGGCCGATGAGGCAACCGCAGAGGACGATGACGAAAGGCGTGCGCCACGCAGCATCGGAAGCCGGGCGATCGGAGGGGGCGGAGGCAGTCATGGGGGAGCTCCGGACGTCGTGCAGCTACACGATTGGCTCTTGTAGGGGCGAACACCGATCGCGAACAGCGAAAAGCCGTGATGCCAACCATGCCATTTCCGGATGACAGCGGGAGTCAGCAGGAACGCTCAGCCCCTCTCGCGCCATGAGGGAGACATGCCGGGGCGGCGGTGGTGACCGACGAGCGATGGGCTGCAGATCGCTTGTGCAACCGTCAACTGGCGGAGGCCGATCGAAGCGGCGCGGCCTGCTCCCGGCTCAGCTCTCGTCGGCGGCGGCGCGGGCGACCTCGATCCGCGGGCCGGTGCCCCAGTTGCGCGGCCGGTAGAAGACGTGGATGCCGATCTGCTGCAGGCGGTTCATCGACCGTGCCCACCAGGGGCGGACATAGGTCGCGTGGTAATGGGTCGCGTGACCCACTTCGGGCAGCCAGGTGCGGCCCGCCATCATGTCCCTGGCGATCTGGGTGGCGCGGGTCCAGGGGCCCGCCTCGGTCGGCACCAGGCTGCGGCGCCCCTCGCAGGCAAAGGTGAACTGGCAGGCGAGGTAACGGTGGGCGTTCTGATAGACGACGCCGCAGACGTCCCGCGGATAGAAGCCGGAAACTGCGCGGTTCAGCACGACCTGGGCGACAGCCATCTGGCCGCGCTCGGGCTCGGACCGTGCCTCCCAATAGACGGCCTCGGCAAGGCAGCGCTCGGCGCGGGCATGGGCGGGGCCGGCCAGGCCGAGGGCGAGGGCCGGATGAACGCTGGGACCGCTCGCAACCGGCGGGCGGGCGAGAGCCTGCGCGTCGCTCGGGCGAGGCTCGTTGCGGCCGAGGAGGCGGGCAAGGAGCGTATCCGGGCGATCGCCGCGGCTATCCGTGGCGAAGGGGCCGAGGATGGGATCGAAGCCCGGTACGGCCTCGTGGGTCGTGGTGACGCGGAACGGAGCACTCTCCAGCGGCATGGAGGGGGCGCCAAACCCGGCGCCGGAACGTGCGATGGGGCCATTGCCCGCAATCGCGATACCGGCCTTCTCGCCATCCAGTTCCTCGGCGAAGCGGCGGACGTCGGCGGGCGGGGTCGCGGCCTCCTCGGTGTCCTCCTGCAGGGTGGAGGCGAGCGGGCCCATGCCGAGGCCAAGCATGGCGCCAGCCGGACGGTCGTCGAGCACCATCCCCGGCGAGACGGCGGCCAGCTGCAGGCCGCCAAGGGAGAGGGCGGAATGCTCGGCATCGCCGCGATCATCCGCCGGGGCCGGCACGAAGCGTGAGGCGTAGCTGGCGTCGGCCGGCGGCACGAAGATCGAGGGATCGGTCTCGAGCTGTCCGATGCTGAGGCGCAGCTGCGGCCGCTCGAGCAGAAGGTCGCCCTTCGCCTCGCGGTTCGGCACCGGATAGATCACGGCGCGGTCCATGCCGGAGCCGAGGGCCGGGCCGGGGCGATGGCCATCGCGGCGCAGATCCGGCACCGGGCCGGCCGAAAGGCTGGCGAGGACCGGGCGCGGCGCCTCGAATTCGCGGGCGATGGCGGGACGGCTGAAGACGAAGCCGGCGACAGTGGTGGAGGGCCGCACGAGGCTCGCCACGTGGCGGCGCCAGGTCTGGTCGACGCCGGATTTCCGCGCCAGATGGCTCACGAGGTCCTGATAGGCGACAGGCTGGACGGAGACGAGAAGGAAAGACGCCGCGAGACCGGGCACAAGCACAGCGGTCCGGGACACTGGCGACGAACGCCGACGCAACGCACGCATACCCCACGCACTCCACGCAAACGCCACACACCACCGGCATCCCGCGTCGAACAGCGCGGTCACCACCTGCTAAGGTTATCGCCGAGGTAAGGTTGAGGCGGCGTTAATGGCGTCAGCCGAGCCGGGCCGCGAGGTCTTTGGCCAAAGCGTGCTCGCTGGCGAAGGGGGCACCGCCATCGATTCGGGCGGCAACCGCCGCGAGGCCCTGATGGCCGAAACGGGTGCGCAGCGCCTCCTCCACCCAGTGACGCTGCTGGGCGGCGCGGCGGGCGATGCGGCGGCCCTCGGCGAGGTGGGCGTGATGGCCCGCGATGGCCGCGGCGAGCGCGTCCAGTCCCTCCCCCGTGGCCGAGGAGACCAGCACGACGGGAGCGACCCAGCCGCCGGCCTCGCGCGCCACCAGGGTCAGCGCGCCCTCCACATCCGCCTTGGCGCGCTGGGCGGGCGGGCCCATGTCGGCCTTGGTGACGGCGATGACGTCGGGGAGTTCCATCACCCCGGCCTTCATGAACTGCAGGCTGTCCCCGGAGCCCGGCTGGATGCAGAGCACGACCGTGTCGGCCACCATGGCCACATCGGCTTCCGACTGGCCGATGCCGACGCTCTCGACGAGAACGTGGTCGTAGACGGCGCGCATCACCACCATGGCCGCCACCGTCTGGTCGGAGAGGCCGCCGAGCCGGTCGCGCGCCGCCATGGAGCGCACGAAGACGCCGCGATCGGCGGGATCGGTGGAGATGCGGGCGCGGTCGCCGAGCAAGGCGCCGCCGGTGCGGCGCGAGGAGGGATCGACGGCGATCACGCCGACGCTCTCGCCCGCCTTGCGCCAGGCTGCGACGAGGGCGTTGGTCAGGGTCGATTTGCCGACGCCGGGCGGTCCGGTGAGGCCGAGCGTGTCGCCCCGGGCTTCGGCCGTCGCTGCGTCGAGAAAGGCTGCCAGTTCGGCGGTTCCAGCCGCGGTCTCGATGGCGGCGAGGGCGGCCGCCACCGCCCGCTTGCCACCGGCGCGAACCGCCGCGATGGAGGCAGGCACCATGGGCTCAGCCGAGCTGGGCGGCGGCGAGCGTATGCAGGATCGCGCCCGCGAAATAGCCGCCGAAGCGCCAGGGCATGGCGAGCGGCGCATCGATCCGGCCCTGCATCGCGAGCGTGTTGATGACGATGTCGACGACAAGGGCAACGCCGAGCAGCCACATCAGGCCGGGAATGGCCTGGCCGAGGCCCGGATAGGCCTTGAGCAGGAAGGCGAGAGCGAGCCCGGCCACCAGCATGGCCGCGACGAAGACGAGGCCGGGCAGCGGCAAGGATGGACGGGTCTCGTCGGTCATCGGCACTCGTGCAACGCCAGGGACAGGAGTGCGCAGCCTCGCACAGAGGCCGCGCGCCGCCAACCGCGACAAAGGTTACGACCCGCCCTCAGGGCGGGCCGCCGGAGGGTCGCGTCAGGCCTGGCTTGCCGCAGCCTTGCCGAGGGCCGCCTGGGCGGCCGCGAGGCGGGCGATCGGCACGCGGAAGGGCGAGCAGGACACGTAGTCGAGCCCGACCTTCTCGCAGAAGTGGATGGAGGCGGGATCGCCGCCGTGCTCGCCGCAGATGCCGAGCTTGATGCCGGGCCGCGTCTTGCGGCCACGCTCGGCGGCGATGGAGACGAGTTCGCCGACGCCGTCCTGGTCGAGGGAGACGAAGGGATCGATCTCGATGATGCCCTTGGCGAGATAGGGGTTGAGGAAGCTGGCGGCGTCGTCCCGCGAGATGCCGAAGGTGGTCTGGGTCAGGTCGTTGGTGCCGAAGGAGAAGAACTCGGCGGATTCGGCGATCTTGCCCGCCTGCAGCGCGGCGCGCGGCAGCTCGATCATGGTGCCGACGATGTAGTCGAGGCTGGCGCCAGTCTCCTTCATGACGGCTTCGGCCATGGCGACGATCCGCGCCTTGACGAGGTCGAGCTCCGCCTTGGTGGCGACCAGCGGCACCATGACCTCGGGGACGACGGGACGGCCGCTCTTCTGTCCGGCGATCACCGCCGCCTCGAAGATGGCGCGGGCCTGCATCTCGGCGATCTCGGGGTATGCGACCGCAAGGCGGCAGCCGCGGAAGCCGAGCATCGGGTTGACCTCGTGCAGTTCCTCGGCCCGGGCCTTCAGCTTGCGCGGATCGGCGCCCATGGCGGCCGCGACCTCGGCGATCTCGGCATCGGTATGGGGCAGGAACTCGTGCAGCGGCGGGTCGAGCAGGCGGATGGTGACGGGCAGGCCGGCCATGATCTCGAACAGCTCGACGAAATCCGAGCGCTGCATCGGCAGGAGCTTGGCCAGCGCCGCGCGGCGGCCCTTCTCGTCATCGGCGAGGATCATCTCGCGCACCGCGACGATGCGCTCCTCGTCGAAGAACATGTGCTCGGTGCGGCAGAGGCCGATGCCCTCGGCGCCGAAGGTCACCGCGACCCGCGCATCGGCGGGCGTTTCCGCATTGGTGCGCACCTTCAGGCGGCGCACCTGATCGGCCCAGCCCATGAGGGTGGCGAATTCGCCGGAGAGTTCCGGCTGCAGCATGGCGACCTCGCCAAGCAGGACCTGGCCGGTCGAGCCGTCGATGGTGACGACCTCGCCCTTCTTCAGCACCTTGCCGGCCACCGCCATGGTCTGCGTGGCGTAGTCGACGCGCAGCGAGCCGGCACCGGAGACGCAGGGTTTGCCCATGCCGCGGGCGACGACCGCCGCGTGGCTGGTCATGCCGCCGCGGGTGGTGAGGATGCCCTCGGCGGCGTGCATGCCGTGGATGTCCTCCGGGCTCGTCTCGACGCGCACCAGGATGACCTTGTGGCCCGCTGCCTTCAGCGCCTCGGCCTCATCGGAGCTGAAGACGATCTCGCCCTGGGCGGCGCCGGGCGAGGCCGGCAGGCCGGTGGCGAGCACGCGGCGCTCGGCCTTGGGGTCGATGGTCGGGTGGAGCAGCTGGTCGAGGGAAGCCGGCTCGACGCGGGCGACGGCCTCCTCGCGGGTGAGCAGGCCCTCATTGGCGAGGTCGACGGCGATCTTGAGGCTCGCCTTGGCCGTGCGCTTGCCGTTGCGGGTCTGCAGCATCCAGAGCTTGCCGCGCTCGACGGTGAACTCGAGGTCCTGCATGTCGCGGTAGTGCTTCTCGAGCGTCGCCGCGACGGCGATGAACTGGTCGTAGACCTCGGGAAGCGCCTTCTCCATCGAGGGCTTGTCGGAGCCGGCGGCGGTGCGGGCGACCTCGGTGATGTTCTGCGGCGTGCGGATGCCCGCCACCACATCCTCGCCCTGGGCGTTGATGAGGAACTCGCCGTAGAGCTCCTTGGCGCCGGTCGAGGGGTTGCGGGTGAAAGCGACGCCGGTGGCCGAGGTCTCGCCCATATTGCCGAAGACCATGGCCTGCACGTTCACCGCCGTGCCCCAGCTCTCGGGGATGGCGTGGAGGCGGCGATAGGTGATGGCGCGCTGGTTCATCCAGGATGAGAACACCGCGCCGACAGCGCCCCAGAGCTGCTCGCGCGGATCCTGCGGGAAGGGCTTGCCGGTCTCTTCCTCGACGCGACGCTTGTACTCGCCGACAAGGTGCTTCCAGTCATCGGCGGAGAGGTCGGTGTCGAGGGTGAAGCCCTTGCGCTCCTTGTAGACCTCGAGGATCTCCTCGAAATTGTGGTGGTCCACCTCAAGCACGACGTTCGAGTACATCTGGATGAAGCGGCGGTAGCTGTCATAGGCGAAGCGCTCGTCGCCCGACCCCAGGGCGAGCGCCGCGACGGTGACGTCGTTGAGGCCCAGGTTGAGGATCGTGTCCATCATGCCGGGCATGGAGGCGCGGGCACCGGAGCGCACCGAGACGAGCAGCGGATTGGCCGCGTCGCCAAAGACCTTGCCGGTGAGCTTGCCGATCTGGGCGAGGCCCGTCTCGACCTGCGAGGCCAGTGCCTCGGGATAGCTGCGACCGTTGGCGTAATACCAGGTGCAGACTTCGGTGGTGATGGTGAAACCGGGGGGCACGGGCAGCCCCATATTCGACATCTCGGCGAGATTTGCTCCCTTGCCGCCGAGAAGGTTACGCATGCTCGACTGCCCCTCGGCCTTGCCGTCGCCGAAGGTGTAGACCCACTGTGCCATGGTCGATGTCCCGATCCCGTCACGCTGTCGCCCGAGAGCCTTGAGGCCCCGATGCTGCGGCGCGTCTCTTTTGGCGCTTTTGCGGTGCGATATCAACAACGGCCCGATTCATCAACGCCGACGGGCCTTTTCATGACGTCCCGATGAAGACTGGATGAATGCAGCGCGGAACGGTAATACTGCGCTGCAACAGGAATGTTCCCCGCCCGTGATCACCGTCATCATCCCCACTCTCGACGATGAACGCCGACTGCTGCCGACGCTCGCTTCGCTGGTGTCCGGGGCGGCGGATGGCCTCGTCATCGAGGCGATCGTCGCCGATGGTGGTTCTCGCGACGACACCGAGACGGTCGCCGATGTTGCGGGGTGCCGATTTGTCGCCGGCGAGGCCGATGCGGGCCGACGCCTTGCCGCGGCAGCTGCGGGCGCCAAGGCGCCGTGGCTGCTGTTCCTGCCGCCAGGCGTGGTCCTCGACGAGGGCTGGATCCGCGATGTGCGGGCGTTCCTCGATCAGGTGACGCGGCGCGGCGAGACAGACCGGCGCGCCGCCGTGTTCTCTCTCGGCACCGACGATTACGGCATGGGTGCAACCCTGCGCCAGGCACGGGCCCGGCTCGCCCTCTGGCTCGGGCTCGGCACCGACCCCGACCAGGGCCTGCTGATCTCCGCCGGGCATTATCGGGCGCTCGGCGGCCATGCCGCGGGAGCCGGCACGGCGAGCCGCCTGACCCGCCGCCTCGGCGCCACGCGCATCGTCACCCTGCGCAGTCGGGCGACGTCCATCCGGTTCTAGGACCGGTCAGTCCGGCAGGCGGCCGGCATACTCGTCCTTCAGCCGCTTCCAGCCCGACCAGAACGATGGCATCGGCGTCTCGGACAGCCGTGCAGCAAGGACATCGAGGTGGATGTGCCAGCCGGCGGAGACGCTGAGCATGGCATCGCGTTCGGCGAGGCGGCGATGGGTGACGGTGAGCAGCGTGCCGCCTTCCATCGGCGTCAGGTCGAAGGCGACGCTGCCGCCCGCTGCGCCCCAGCTGAAGACGAGGCGGACCGGTGGCCGCACTTCAAGGATCCGGCTTTCCATCCGGTGCTCGACCGGAAAGCCCTCGGGCCGCGGATCGGTCGGCGTACTCAAGGAATCGTTGCGCCACACCAGTTCGAAACGGGCGTCTTGCGACAGGTCCATCACACCGTCGGCCAGCCAGCGGCGGCGCAACTCCGCCTCCGTCAGATAGGCCCACACCCGCTCTACCGGCGCCGGCAGCAGCCGGCGGATGGTCAGGGTCGCGGGCTCGGTGACGGCGGCATAGGCGTCAGGGGCGGCTTTGGTGGCGGCAGTCATGACGTTTCTCCGGGTGGCGGGGTCTGCGGGAGTTCCTGCCGCAGCAGGTCTTCGAGGATGCCGAGCCGGCCGATCCAGAGCCGCTCGTAGAAGCCGATCCAGGCATGGGCGCTAGCGAGCGGTCCCGGCGCGAGACGGCACAGATGGGTGCGGCCGCGGATCTCCCGGGCGACGAGACCTGCGGCCTCAAGAACGCGGATGTGCTTGGAAGCGGCGGCCAGCGACATGGCGCAGGGCGCCGCGAGGTCGCCGACGCGGCACGCACCGTCCGCAAGCTGCCGCAGCATGGCGCGACGGGTGCGGTCCCCGAGGGCGTGGAAGACGGCGTCAAGATCGGCGGGATTTCGTTCAACCATACGGTTTAATATTGGCCTCACCAACATTTGTCAACCGATTGGTTTATTATCCTCGCGAACCGCCTCCTGCCGGCATGTGGATAATCCCACGAGGACCGCTCGCATTTACGCAACGTTATGGATCTGGACGGCATGGTTGTACCTCCCGTTCCCCTAGGGGTTTGCATGCTTCCCTCGCTCGAAAATCCCGTCGAACAGGTCCTTGCCGCGGTGGAGCAATTGCCCCCGGCGGCGCAGCAGGCCCTCGTCACGGGCATTCTCGGCCAGTTCGGACCGGACCGTCCGCGCCCCTCCCCGAAGGCCCAGGAACGCCTGGACCGCATCGTGGCGCATCTGCTGCCCCCCATGCCGATCGACAAGCGGGTCTATTTCGCCCGCGCCTTCGGCGCCCTCGACCTCGACCTGCCGCGCACCTTCGCGGTCATCGACAAGGATGCCGAACTGGTGGCCGAGATCTCGCTCGGTCATGCGACCCCCGACGCGGCGGTCATCACCAATCTCGGCAAGCAGCGACGCTTCATCGACACGCGGATCATGGCCGAGCGCGAGGACCTGACCCCGGAGGCCGCCGACGCGCTGGCCGATGCCGGCGACGCGCGCACAGTGCGCACCCTTGCCTCGAACCGCTACGTCACCCTGTCGCGCAAGGCCTTCTCGCGGCTCGTCACCCGCGCCTCCCACGACCTGCCCTTGCAGATCCAGCTGTGCAACCGGCCCGAGCTGGAGGCGGAGGACGCCAGACGCCTCGCCCTCGTCGTGCCCGACCACCTGAAGGCGACGCTTTACGAGCGGCTGGACCATGAGGCGGTGAAGGAAGCCCAGCGCATCGCCTCGGAGGCCATTCCCGACAAGATCCGCCGGATGCGCCTGCACCAGGACTGCAAGGACAGCGCGAATGACCTGCGGCGGGATGTGAAAACGGGCGCTCGGTCGCTGGCCGAGGCGATGACCGTCTTCGCCGCCACCGATCAGGTGATCCCGGCGGTGGAACTGCTCGGCGAAACGCTCGGGATCGATCGCGCGCTGCTGATCGCTGCCCTCGCCCGGGGCAAGATCGAACCCTTCGAGGCCATGTCCAAAGCGGTGGCGCTGGACGAGAACATCTTCGTCTCGCTCGTCTCCTCGTTCTGCCGGCGCTGGCGTCGCACGCCGCCCGACCCGCGGGCCCTGCTGCGCCGCTACCGCACCCTCACCGACAAGCAGATCGACATCGAGCTGGCCGCCCTGCGCCAGGCACCGAAGTCATCGTCCTTCGTGCGGCCGGTTGCCGCCATGCCGATGCCCCTGCCGCCGACCGTCGCGGTCTCGGTCGATTGACGCGCCAGTGAATTGACCAGCCGGTTCCCGCCTGCGAGGTGACGGGTCTTCGCCCGACCCGGAGGCCGCCATGACCGCCACCCGTCTTCTCGTCCTCTGCGCCGGCCTCATGGGTGCGGCCGGCGTCGCCCTCGCGGCCATGGCCAGCCACGCCTATGCCGGCACCAGCCTGCAGGTGGCCGCCTCCATGCTGTCGCTGCAGGCGCCTGCGGTGCTGGCCATCGCCCTCGGTCGCAAGGCCGGCCTGCTGCACGACGCCGTCGCCCGCATCGCCGCCTGGGCGCTGGTGGCCGGAACGGCGGTCTTCGCCGGGGACCTCGCCATGCGCACCTTCACGGGGCAAGCGCTCTTTCCCATGGCCGCCCCGGTCGGGGGCATGGCGATGATCGCCGCCTGGCTCGGCGCGGCCGTCGCCGGTGCGCTCGGCGGACGCCAGTCCGGCTGAGGCGAGACCTCGCGCGGCTGCACATCCGTTGCGCAATGCCGCCGCTGTCTTGGGCAGCGGCAGGGTGATAGCGTCCGCGTCCCCCTTCCTGCTGGCAGGTCCCCTTGTCCCTATCCGCTTCGCCTGACCAGGCCCCTGCTTCCGCCCTTGACGGCCGGCCGGCCTGGATCCGCCTGACGATCGCACTGGCGCTCGGCACGATCGGCGGCGTTGGCATGTGGTCGGTCGTGGTGGTCATGCCGGCGGTACAGGCCGATTTCGGCACCGGGCGCGGCGCAGCCTCGCTGCCATACACGCTGGCCATGCTTGGTTTCGCCGGCGGCGGCGTGCTGATGGGACGGCTCTCCGACCGTTTCGGCATCATGGCGCCGGTGATCGGCGGCAGCCTGCTGCTCGGCACAGGCTATCTCGTCGCCGGCCTTGCCCCGTCGATCTGGGTCTTCGCCCTCGCCCATGGTCTGCTCATCGGCCTCGGCTCGGCGGCGGTGTTCGGACCGCTGCTCGCCCATGTCTCGTTCTGGTTCGACCGCCGCCGCGGCATCGCCGTGGCCATCGCGGCCTCCGGCAATTATCTCGCCGGCGCGGTCTGGCCGCAGGTGGTGCGCTTCGCCCTCGACGCGGTGGGCTGGCGGATGACCCACATCATCATCGCCGTGACGACAGTGACGCTGATGGTGCCTCTCGCCCTGCTCCTGCGCCAGAAGCCGCCGGTGGCGCTGGCCGCCGGTGCGGGCCTGGCGCGCAGCGCCTCGCCGGCGGCGCTGGGCCTTTCACCCAATGTGCTGATGGCGCTGCTGGCCGTCGCGGGAATCGCCTGCTGCGTCGCCATGTCGATGCCGCAGGTCCACATCGTCGCCTATTGCGCGGACCTCGGCTACGGCGTCGCCCGCGGCTCGGAGATGCTGTCCCTGATGCTCGCCTTCGGCATCATCAGCCGCGTCGCCTCCGGCTTCGTCGCCGACCGGATCGGCGGCCTCGCCACCCTGCTGCTCGGCTCGACCCTGCAGGGCGTGGCGCTGCTGTTGTTCCTGACGTCGGACGCCCTGACGCCGCTCTACATCTTCTCGATCCTGTTCGGCCTGTTCCAAGGCGGCATCGTGCCGAGCTATGCCATCATCGTCCGCGAGTATTTCTCGCCGGCCGAGGCGGGGACGCGGGTCGGCATCGCCCTCATGGCCACGCTTCTCGGCATGGCCTTCGGCGGCTGGATCTCCGGCGTGATCTATGACCTGACCCGGTCCTACCAGGCCGCGTTCATCAACGGCATCTTGTGGAACCTCATCAACCTCGCCATCGTTGGATGGCTTCTGATGCGGCGGGAGCGGCTGGCGCGGGCCTGATCCCGCGGCGCCCAGCCGCAGCAAAGCGCAGCAGCGGGCGGCGCAGGCGGCAGGGGCAGCTCATGAGCGTCACGGCACGGATCGGTCTCGACGTCCACGACGTCAAGCAGCTTTTCTCGACCTTCGACCCATCCCCCTTCCACGAATTCAGCCTCAACTCGACGGCTGCGCAGTACATCTCCTCGCAGGCCTGGTACGCGAAGCGAGACGCCAGGCTGGAGATCGCCCTGAGCATTCGCAGCAAACCGGCCCCGGCGGAGGCTGTGGCGCGGCTTCAGGAGGTGGTCCACGCCCATTTCACCCGCCTCGCCATCAGCGAGGACCAGAATTTCAAGCAACTCCTTCGCACCGGCGCGATCTCGCTGGCCATCGGCCTGTGCGTCCTCGCCTTCTGCACGGTGCTGTCGCGCGGCATCGACAACTCGTCGCTCCCCGACGGCTGGCGCGAGGGCCTGCGCGACGGCATCTCGGTCTTCGGCTGGGTGGCGAACTGGCGGCCGGCCCAGATCCTTTTCTATGACTGGTGGCCTGTGCGGCGGGTGCGGAACATCTATCGCCGGCTGGCGGACGCCAAGGTTGTGGCGGGAGCTCCGGGCAAGCGGACCGCGGAGGCGGACGCCGTCGCCCCCCTCGACACGATGCCGATCGAGGCGGGGCCGACCTGAGGGGTCAGTTGGCGCCGGTAAGGCGGATCGCCGCCGGGCCCATGATGACCACGAAGAGGCAGGGCAGGAAGAAGACGATCATCGGCACGGTGAGCTTCGGCGGCAGCGCGGCCGCCTTCTTCTCGGCCTCGGACATGCGCATGTCGCGGTTTTCCTGCGCCATGACGCGCAGGGTGTTGGCGAGCGGCGTGCCATAGCGCTCCGCCTGGATGAGCGCCATGGTCACGGCGCGTACGCCATCGAGGTCGGTGCGCTTGGCGAGGTTCTCGTAGGCCATGCGCCGGTCCTGCAGGTAGCTGAGCTCGGCGGTGGTGAGCGCCAGTTCCTCGGCCAGTTCGATGGACTGGGTGCCAACCTCGACGCCGACGCGCTTGAAGGCCATTTCGATGGACATGCCGCTCTCGACGCAGATCAGCAGCAGGTCGAGCGCATCGGGGAAGGCGCGGCGGATCGAGAGCTTGCGCTTGTCGATCTTGTTCTTGAGGAACAGCATCGGCAGCTGCAGGCCGATATAGGCGGCAAAGAGCGACAGCAGCACCCGGACGACCGCCGGCTGGCCCAGGTCGTTGACGGCGAAGAGATAGACAAGCGCCGCGAGCACCGTGACGATCGGCACGATGAGGCGAAACAGCAGGAACACGATATAGGGCGCCTGGCCGCGATAGCCGGCCTGAATGAGCTTCTCGCGAGCCTCTTCCTGGGCGAGATGCTTGCCGAGCTGCAGGCCATCGACGATGCGCGTCATCCAGGCCTTGGGCGTGTGGCGCACCGAGATGCGCTCTCCACCGGCGAGACGGGCGCGCTCGCGCTCGCGGATGCGGTTGCG from Phreatobacter oligotrophus encodes the following:
- a CDS encoding MFS transporter; protein product: MSLSASPDQAPASALDGRPAWIRLTIALALGTIGGVGMWSVVVVMPAVQADFGTGRGAASLPYTLAMLGFAGGGVLMGRLSDRFGIMAPVIGGSLLLGTGYLVAGLAPSIWVFALAHGLLIGLGSAAVFGPLLAHVSFWFDRRRGIAVAIAASGNYLAGAVWPQVVRFALDAVGWRMTHIIIAVTTVTLMVPLALLLRQKPPVALAAGAGLARSASPAALGLSPNVLMALLAVAGIACCVAMSMPQVHIVAYCADLGYGVARGSEMLSLMLAFGIISRVASGFVADRIGGLATLLLGSTLQGVALLLFLTSDALTPLYIFSILFGLFQGGIVPSYAIIVREYFSPAEAGTRVGIALMATLLGMAFGGWISGVIYDLTRSYQAAFINGILWNLINLAIVGWLLMRRERLARA
- a CDS encoding type II secretion system F family protein yields the protein MLKLAIEKLHDRDFIVQMLIAIAVFATVLTFAMPLLAGDNLGKRMKAVSVERNRIRERERARLAGGERISVRHTPKAWMTRIVDGLQLGKHLAQEEAREKLIQAGYRGQAPYIVFLLFRLIVPIVTVLAALVYLFAVNDLGQPAVVRVLLSLFAAYIGLQLPMLFLKNKIDKRKLSIRRAFPDALDLLLICVESGMSIEMAFKRVGVEVGTQSIELAEELALTTAELSYLQDRRMAYENLAKRTDLDGVRAVTMALIQAERYGTPLANTLRVMAQENRDMRMSEAEKKAAALPPKLTVPMIVFFLPCLFVVIMGPAAIRLTGAN